In a genomic window of Thermosynechococcus sp. CL-1:
- a CDS encoding GH116 family glycosyl hydrolase: MIEFANCTWTRAIAQGWENPYRVRYASNLDDGPWHGMPLGGFGAGCIGRSSAGDFNFWHIDGGEHIFGTLAACQFSLFEQGEQTQAYALGTPPNDGRLSTWQWYPAGKGIYAARYPRSWFVYEGVFSAQITCEQFSPILPHNYQETSYPVAVFLWTFSNPTDQPLTLSLMFSWQNTVGWFRNTTPSSAIEIRDDGSPVYTYTPPWGQSDGNFNELIQTESYQGWRLRRTPHPNPPQEGDGEWAALVPTGLGEFFGCSRWQPEGDGAQLWQSFSGDGSLPIVNDPTPAAAGEQVAAAFAVRFALAPRETKQIPVVLAWDFPVTEFGKGVIYYRRYTDFCDRSGTNAITLAARGLEHYKEWQQQIRTWQAPILTHPDWPDWFKMALCNELYVLSSGGTLWSAASDRDPVGQFAVLECLDYRWYESLDVRLYGSFALLQLWPELEKSVMRAFARAIPTADPTRRIIGYFYRGDPETAYKAPRKLANAVPHDLGAPNEHPWERTNYTAYQDCNLWKDLASDFVLLVYRDFLFTGQTDLDFARECWPAVVAALAYLKQFDHDGDGLPENGGAPDQTYDDWKLQGVSAYCGGLWLAALEAAIALGTILQQPQVETYRQWLKQARPRYHQLLWNGEYYRLDTGSGSDVIMADQLCGQFYAQLLGLADIVPPDCCDRALRKIYDTCFLEFHNGQLGAANGLLPNGQPENPHATHPLEVWTGINFGLAAFLWQRGMTHEAWRLAEVVVRQIYENGLQFRTPEAITANGTFRACMYLRPMAIWALALVSQGSRST; the protein is encoded by the coding sequence GTGATTGAATTTGCCAACTGTACCTGGACACGGGCGATCGCCCAAGGCTGGGAAAATCCCTATCGCGTTCGCTATGCCAGCAATTTAGACGATGGCCCTTGGCATGGCATGCCCCTTGGTGGCTTTGGCGCGGGCTGTATTGGTCGTTCCTCGGCCGGGGATTTTAATTTCTGGCATATTGACGGCGGAGAGCACATTTTTGGCACCCTAGCGGCCTGTCAATTTAGTCTTTTTGAGCAGGGAGAGCAGACACAGGCCTACGCCCTAGGGACTCCCCCTAACGATGGCCGCCTCAGCACTTGGCAATGGTATCCGGCTGGCAAAGGTATCTACGCTGCCCGCTATCCCCGCAGTTGGTTTGTCTATGAGGGGGTCTTTAGCGCCCAGATCACCTGCGAACAGTTTTCACCGATTCTGCCCCACAACTACCAAGAAACCAGTTACCCCGTGGCGGTGTTTCTGTGGACGTTTAGCAATCCCACGGATCAGCCCCTCACCCTCAGCTTGATGTTCTCGTGGCAAAATACCGTCGGTTGGTTTCGCAATACCACCCCTTCCTCTGCCATTGAAATCCGCGATGATGGCAGCCCCGTCTATACCTACACGCCCCCTTGGGGTCAAAGTGACGGCAATTTTAATGAACTGATTCAAACAGAGTCCTACCAAGGTTGGCGACTGCGCCGTACGCCCCACCCGAACCCACCCCAAGAAGGCGATGGTGAATGGGCAGCATTGGTTCCCACAGGCCTTGGTGAGTTTTTTGGCTGTAGTCGCTGGCAGCCAGAGGGGGATGGGGCACAACTGTGGCAATCATTTTCGGGGGATGGTTCCCTACCAATTGTCAATGATCCAACCCCAGCGGCAGCGGGAGAACAGGTGGCCGCCGCCTTTGCGGTGCGCTTTGCCTTGGCACCTAGGGAAACAAAACAAATTCCCGTGGTCTTGGCGTGGGACTTTCCTGTGACTGAGTTTGGCAAGGGCGTGATCTATTACCGTCGCTACACGGATTTTTGCGATCGCAGTGGCACCAACGCTATCACCCTTGCCGCCCGTGGCCTAGAGCATTACAAGGAATGGCAACAGCAGATTCGCACTTGGCAAGCGCCAATTCTCACCCACCCCGATTGGCCCGACTGGTTCAAGATGGCACTGTGTAATGAGCTATACGTCCTCAGTAGTGGTGGAACGCTTTGGAGTGCCGCCAGCGATCGCGACCCCGTGGGGCAGTTCGCCGTTCTAGAATGCCTTGACTACCGCTGGTATGAAAGTCTGGATGTGCGGCTCTATGGCTCCTTTGCCCTGCTGCAACTGTGGCCAGAACTGGAAAAATCCGTAATGCGTGCCTTTGCGCGGGCGATTCCCACCGCTGATCCCACCCGGAGAATCATTGGCTACTTCTATCGCGGTGACCCCGAAACCGCCTACAAAGCGCCTCGTAAACTGGCCAATGCCGTGCCCCACGATCTCGGTGCGCCCAATGAGCATCCTTGGGAAAGGACGAACTACACTGCTTATCAGGACTGCAATCTTTGGAAGGATTTAGCTTCTGACTTTGTCCTTTTGGTCTATCGCGACTTTTTGTTTACTGGGCAGACGGATCTCGACTTTGCCCGTGAGTGCTGGCCGGCTGTGGTGGCCGCCTTGGCCTATTTGAAACAATTTGACCACGATGGCGATGGCCTGCCAGAAAATGGCGGTGCCCCGGATCAAACCTACGATGACTGGAAGCTACAGGGGGTCAGTGCCTACTGTGGTGGCTTGTGGTTGGCAGCCCTCGAGGCAGCGATCGCCCTCGGCACGATTCTCCAACAACCGCAGGTGGAGACCTACCGCCAGTGGCTCAAGCAAGCTCGCCCCCGCTACCATCAACTGCTGTGGAATGGCGAGTACTACCGTCTTGATACCGGCAGTGGTTCCGATGTGATCATGGCGGATCAACTGTGTGGCCAGTTCTATGCCCAACTCTTGGGTTTGGCGGATATTGTGCCCCCAGACTGTTGCGATCGCGCCCTGCGGAAAATTTACGACACCTGTTTTCTCGAATTTCACAATGGCCAGTTGGGTGCCGCCAATGGTCTTTTGCCCAATGGTCAACCCGAAAACCCCCACGCTACCCATCCCCTTGAAGTCTGGACAGGGATTAACTTTGGCTTGGCCGCCTTTTTGTGGCAGCGGGGAATGACCCACGAAGCATGGCGCTTAGCCGAGGTGGTGGTCCGGCAAATCTACGAGAATGGTCTGCAATTTCGTACACCGGAGGCGATTACGGCCAATGGGACGTTCCGTGCCTGTATGTATCTACGCCCCATGGCCATCTGGGCACTGGCTCTCGTCAGTCAGGGATCACGATCCACCTAA
- the groES gene encoding co-chaperone GroES, whose amino-acid sequence MAAVSLSVSTVKPLGDRIFVKVSESEERTAGGILLPDNAREKPQVGEVTAVGPGKLTEDGKRQPMDVKVGDKVLYSKYAGTEVKLAGEDYVLLSEKDILAIVG is encoded by the coding sequence ATGGCAGCCGTATCTCTAAGCGTTTCAACTGTGAAGCCTTTGGGCGATCGCATTTTTGTCAAAGTCAGCGAAAGTGAAGAACGTACCGCAGGGGGCATCCTCCTGCCCGACAACGCCCGTGAAAAACCCCAAGTGGGCGAAGTGACCGCCGTTGGTCCTGGCAAACTCACTGAAGACGGCAAGCGTCAGCCCATGGATGTGAAAGTGGGGGACAAAGTGCTGTACTCCAAATATGCCGGTACTGAAGTGAAACTAGCGGGCGAAGACTACGTTCTCCTCTCGGAAAAAGACATCTTGGCCATTGTTGGCTAA
- a CDS encoding carbohydrate ABC transporter permease, producing MKRLLGRGHSLGLTLVLTLGALLVLSPLLVVLCTSGWPPGTLPTQLLPPQGWTWQSYQAAWQQGHFILAFANSTFVALAVTALQLVTSALAGYALARLSFPGQQTMLLLMLATLVIPFQLLVIPIFLILKAGHLINTYGALILPTAANGFGVFLMRQFFLTLPVALEEAALLDGANRWQVLWHILLPLSRPALVTLFIFTFIGEWNDLFKPLVFTTKPELITVQLSLANFQEQFTNDWPLMMAAAVIATVPVMILFILGQRQLIRGIATTGLKS from the coding sequence CTGAAACGGCTCTTGGGCAGGGGTCACTCCTTGGGGTTGACCCTAGTATTGACACTGGGGGCGTTGCTGGTTCTCAGCCCCCTACTGGTGGTGCTCTGTACGTCGGGCTGGCCACCGGGAACCCTACCTACCCAATTGTTGCCACCCCAAGGCTGGACATGGCAGAGCTATCAGGCAGCATGGCAGCAGGGACACTTTATCTTGGCCTTTGCCAACTCAACGTTTGTGGCTTTGGCGGTAACGGCGCTCCAGTTGGTGACCTCAGCCCTAGCGGGTTACGCCCTTGCGCGACTTTCGTTTCCGGGGCAACAGACGATGTTGCTGCTGATGCTGGCAACCCTAGTGATCCCATTTCAACTTTTGGTAATCCCAATTTTCCTCATCCTCAAGGCGGGTCATCTGATCAATACCTATGGCGCCTTGATCTTGCCGACGGCGGCCAATGGCTTTGGCGTCTTTTTGATGCGGCAGTTTTTTCTCACATTGCCCGTTGCCCTTGAGGAGGCCGCCCTCTTGGATGGAGCCAATCGCTGGCAAGTGCTCTGGCATATTCTCTTGCCCCTGAGCCGACCGGCCTTGGTCACACTCTTTATCTTCACCTTCATTGGGGAGTGGAATGATCTCTTTAAGCCCTTGGTCTTTACCACCAAGCCAGAGCTGATCACGGTGCAGCTTTCCTTGGCCAATTTTCAGGAGCAGTTCACCAATGATTGGCCGTTGATGATGGCGGCGGCGGTGATTGCCACTGTGCCAGTGATGATTTTGTTTATTTTGGGTCAGCGGCAACTGATTCGCGGCATTGCCACCACGGGGCTAAAGAGCTAA
- the uvrA gene encoding excinuclease ABC subunit UvrA, with product MGDPVPTGEIRVRGARQHNLKNIDLDLPRDRLIVMTGVSGSGKSSLAFDTIFAEGQRRYVESLSAYARQFLGQLDKPDVDAIEGLSPAISIDQKSTSHNPRSTVGTVTEIYDYLRLLYGRAGEPHCPHCDRSIRPQAIDEMVDQVMQLPPQTRFQVLAPIVKGKKGTHKKLLSSLASEGFVRVRINGEVQELSDAIELDKNHAHTIEIVVDRLVLKPGIEERLADSLRTALHHANGTAMVSVVPREGEAEGQTLLFSENFACPEHGAVMDELSPRLFSFNSPYGACPECHGLGYLRKFSPELIVPNPELPVYLAIAPWAEKEHDYYLALLWGVAEAFGFDIHTPWYRLTELQREIILYGTDTPILIPADSRYRKRDYYRQFQGVIPILERQYRETTSEAYKQKLEEYQVNQTCPACGGQRLKPAALAVRLGQYRLTDLTSVSIRECLARLRSLQLSARQQQIAELALREVTARLQFLVDVGLDYLTLDRSAATLSGGEAQRIRLATQIGSGLTGVLYVLDEPSIGLHQRDNDRLLQTLFRLRDLGNTLIVVEHDEDTIRAADHIVDIGPGAGIHGGQIVAQGSLEAILNHPDSLTGAYLSGRKRIETPSDRRPGNGQSLILKQVSRNNLKNITVEIPLGKLVCLTGVSGSGKSTLMHEVLYPALQHHLGHNVPLPKGVGEIEGLNAIDKVIVIDQSPIGRTPRSNPATYIGVFDVIREVFSQTVEAKARGYKPGQFSFNIKGGRCEACAGQGVNVIQMNFLPDVYVQCEVCKGARYNRDTLQVKYKGCSIADVLDMTAETALAFFENIPKVVSKLQTLVDVGLGYLKLGQTAPTLSGGEAQRLKLAAELSRRATGKTLYLIDEPTTGLSFYDVHKLLEVLQRLVDKGNSILVIEHNLDVIRCADWIIDLGPEGGDRGGEVVAVGTPEAVALMPQSYTGHYLAKVLNRAAANSQ from the coding sequence ATGGGCGATCCAGTGCCTACGGGTGAAATTCGGGTTCGGGGTGCACGGCAGCATAATCTGAAAAACATTGACCTCGATCTGCCCCGCGATCGCCTGATTGTGATGACAGGGGTTTCTGGTTCCGGTAAGTCCTCTCTGGCCTTTGACACGATTTTTGCTGAAGGGCAACGCCGCTATGTGGAGTCCCTCAGTGCCTATGCGCGGCAATTCCTCGGCCAGTTGGATAAGCCGGATGTGGATGCCATTGAGGGGCTGAGTCCAGCGATTTCCATTGATCAAAAGTCCACTTCCCACAATCCTCGCTCGACGGTGGGCACAGTCACGGAAATCTATGACTACCTGCGGCTGCTCTATGGCCGTGCGGGTGAACCCCATTGCCCCCATTGCGATCGCTCGATTCGCCCCCAAGCCATTGATGAAATGGTGGATCAGGTGATGCAGTTGCCCCCTCAGACGCGCTTTCAAGTTCTAGCTCCTATTGTCAAGGGGAAAAAGGGCACGCATAAAAAACTGCTGTCGAGTCTTGCTAGTGAAGGCTTTGTGCGGGTTCGCATTAATGGCGAGGTACAGGAACTCAGTGATGCCATTGAACTGGATAAAAACCATGCCCACACGATTGAAATTGTTGTCGATCGCCTTGTGCTGAAGCCGGGGATTGAGGAACGCTTAGCGGACTCGCTGCGAACGGCGTTGCACCATGCCAACGGCACAGCAATGGTCAGTGTGGTACCCCGCGAGGGTGAGGCTGAGGGTCAAACGCTCCTATTTTCCGAAAATTTTGCCTGTCCGGAGCATGGGGCCGTGATGGATGAGCTATCGCCGCGGCTGTTTTCCTTTAACTCCCCCTACGGTGCCTGTCCAGAGTGCCATGGCTTGGGCTATTTGCGCAAATTTAGCCCGGAGTTGATTGTCCCCAATCCTGAACTACCGGTCTATCTGGCGATCGCCCCCTGGGCCGAGAAAGAACATGATTACTACCTTGCTCTCCTCTGGGGCGTTGCTGAGGCCTTTGGCTTTGACATCCATACACCGTGGTACCGCCTCACGGAGTTGCAACGGGAGATTATCCTCTACGGCACCGATACCCCAATTCTCATCCCCGCCGATTCCCGCTATCGCAAACGGGACTACTACCGCCAATTTCAAGGGGTGATCCCAATTTTGGAGCGGCAGTACCGCGAGACCACCTCCGAGGCCTACAAGCAAAAATTGGAAGAGTACCAAGTCAATCAAACCTGCCCCGCTTGTGGTGGTCAACGCCTAAAACCCGCCGCCTTAGCAGTGCGCTTGGGGCAATATCGCCTCACGGATCTCACCAGTGTCTCGATTCGCGAGTGTTTAGCACGGCTGCGATCGCTCCAACTGAGCGCCCGCCAACAGCAGATTGCGGAGCTGGCCCTGCGGGAAGTGACCGCGCGATTACAGTTTCTCGTGGATGTGGGACTAGATTACCTGACGCTGGATCGCAGTGCGGCCACCCTCTCTGGTGGTGAAGCCCAACGCATTCGCTTGGCCACTCAAATTGGCTCTGGCCTGACGGGGGTGCTCTATGTCCTTGATGAACCCAGCATTGGCTTGCATCAGCGGGATAACGATCGCCTGCTGCAAACGCTGTTTCGCCTGCGGGATTTGGGGAATACACTCATTGTTGTCGAACACGATGAGGACACGATCCGCGCTGCCGATCACATTGTTGATATTGGTCCAGGGGCGGGGATCCACGGCGGCCAGATTGTGGCTCAAGGCAGCCTAGAGGCGATTCTCAATCATCCCGACTCCCTGACGGGGGCTTATCTGTCGGGGCGCAAGCGCATTGAAACCCCCAGCGATCGCCGGCCGGGGAATGGTCAATCCCTGATTCTCAAACAGGTATCTCGCAATAATCTCAAGAACATCACCGTAGAAATTCCCCTCGGTAAGCTGGTGTGTCTGACGGGGGTATCGGGGTCGGGGAAATCCACCCTCATGCACGAAGTCCTCTATCCTGCCCTGCAGCACCATCTTGGTCACAATGTGCCCCTGCCCAAGGGAGTTGGCGAGATTGAAGGCTTAAATGCCATTGATAAAGTCATTGTCATTGACCAATCCCCCATTGGGCGCACCCCCCGCTCGAACCCTGCCACCTACATTGGGGTGTTTGATGTTATCCGTGAAGTCTTTAGTCAAACCGTAGAGGCCAAGGCACGGGGCTATAAACCAGGGCAATTTTCCTTCAATATCAAGGGTGGCCGCTGTGAAGCCTGCGCTGGCCAAGGGGTGAATGTAATTCAAATGAACTTTTTGCCCGATGTCTATGTGCAGTGTGAGGTGTGCAAGGGGGCACGCTACAATCGCGATACCCTGCAAGTGAAGTACAAGGGCTGCTCGATTGCTGATGTCTTGGATATGACGGCAGAGACAGCACTGGCCTTTTTTGAAAATATCCCCAAGGTCGTGAGCAAGCTGCAAACCCTCGTGGATGTGGGCTTGGGCTATCTCAAACTAGGGCAAACGGCACCGACCCTCTCTGGGGGCGAAGCCCAACGCTTGAAATTGGCGGCTGAACTGTCGCGCCGTGCCACGGGCAAAACGCTCTACTTGATTGATGAACCCACCACGGGGCTATCTTTTTACGATGTGCATAAACTCCTCGAGGTGTT
- a CDS encoding folylpolyglutamate synthase/dihydrofolate synthase family protein, whose product MAQWSPRTPLICFNQAVSDPLTAALSPYARFGVRLGLEPIQALLSALGSPQLQVPLIHVAGTNGKGSVCAYLDSVLRAAGYRTGRYTSPHLLSWCERICVDGEPIAPEVFLTLIQHIKAVLPQVAYPPSQFEVITAAAWLYFAQQRVDVAVIEVGLGGRLDATNVCQPPLVSVITSIGWDHWQRLGNTLGAIAGEKAGILKPGVPAVIGPVPPEAEAVIAQRLEALGCPAIWPEPAQWCAKRPGWAIWRGMEYPLPLAGEMQLVNSAIAIATLQQLQSQGWQISREAIQQGMAQTRWPGRLQWLQWQGRKLLIDGAHNAPAAAYLRQYVDQLGWTEVTWVVGMLANKDHEGILKHLLRGGDRLWLVPVPDHASADLEDLKALAYTCCPELGECRLFKEVTEALDRAGDRCVVCGSLYLIAGVLGAIASKGSQATRL is encoded by the coding sequence ATGGCGCAATGGTCGCCGCGAACCCCGCTAATCTGCTTCAATCAGGCTGTGAGTGATCCGCTGACGGCGGCGCTAAGTCCCTACGCCCGCTTTGGGGTGCGCCTTGGCCTTGAACCCATCCAAGCGCTGCTGAGTGCTTTGGGGTCTCCCCAGTTACAGGTGCCCTTGATCCACGTTGCGGGGACAAATGGCAAAGGGTCGGTGTGTGCCTATTTGGATAGTGTTTTGCGGGCGGCGGGCTATCGCACGGGACGTTATACTTCACCCCATCTGTTGAGTTGGTGTGAGCGCATTTGTGTCGATGGTGAACCCATTGCCCCTGAGGTCTTTTTGACCTTGATTCAACACATTAAAGCGGTACTGCCACAGGTGGCTTATCCCCCCAGTCAGTTTGAAGTGATCACGGCGGCGGCATGGTTGTATTTTGCCCAGCAGCGGGTGGATGTGGCGGTGATAGAGGTGGGCTTGGGGGGGCGCTTGGATGCCACCAATGTATGTCAGCCCCCTTTGGTGAGTGTGATTACCTCCATCGGTTGGGATCATTGGCAGCGGTTGGGCAATACCTTGGGGGCGATCGCTGGCGAAAAAGCAGGTATTCTCAAGCCGGGCGTGCCAGCCGTCATTGGCCCTGTTCCCCCCGAGGCAGAGGCGGTGATTGCGCAGCGTTTGGAAGCTTTGGGGTGCCCCGCGATCTGGCCAGAACCAGCCCAGTGGTGTGCAAAGCGGCCGGGATGGGCGATTTGGAGGGGGATGGAGTACCCCTTGCCCTTGGCTGGAGAAATGCAGTTGGTCAATTCAGCGATCGCGATCGCCACGCTACAACAGTTACAATCTCAAGGCTGGCAGATTTCCCGAGAAGCGATTCAACAGGGAATGGCGCAAACCCGCTGGCCGGGACGACTGCAATGGTTACAGTGGCAAGGGCGCAAACTGCTCATTGATGGTGCCCACAATGCTCCTGCCGCCGCCTACCTACGGCAATACGTGGATCAACTGGGCTGGACAGAGGTGACATGGGTGGTGGGGATGCTCGCCAATAAGGATCATGAGGGGATTCTCAAACATCTCCTGCGAGGGGGCGATCGCCTGTGGTTGGTACCCGTACCGGATCACGCTAGCGCTGACTTAGAGGACTTGAAGGCACTTGCCTACACCTGTTGCCCTGAGTTAGGGGAATGCCGTCTTTTTAAGGAGGTGACTGAGGCACTCGATAGGGCAGGCGATCGCTGTGTGGTCTGTGGCTCCCTTTACTTAATTGCTGGCGTTTTGGGGGCGATCGCAAGCAAAGGTTCTCAAGCAACTAGACTTTGA
- a CDS encoding Fur family transcriptional regulator, producing MPPRRTRSQVIILDALRASGRALSAQELFLELRQRQTPLGLATVYRTLDSLRINGEVQARALPSGELVYSLVQQDQHYLTCLHCGASIQINCCPVQHLEAELQQSYHFEIFYHTLEFFGLCAKCQVMAQR from the coding sequence ATGCCGCCGCGACGCACCCGTAGCCAAGTCATTATTCTCGATGCCCTTAGAGCCAGTGGCCGAGCGCTCTCGGCACAGGAACTATTTTTGGAACTACGGCAGCGGCAAACTCCCCTAGGACTGGCAACGGTTTATCGCACCCTCGATAGTCTGCGCATCAATGGTGAGGTGCAAGCACGGGCGTTGCCCAGTGGCGAATTGGTCTATAGCCTCGTGCAGCAGGATCAACACTACCTCACCTGTTTGCACTGTGGGGCATCGATTCAGATTAACTGCTGCCCAGTCCAGCACTTAGAAGCTGAGCTACAACAGTCCTACCATTTTGAGATTTTCTACCATACCCTTGAGTTTTTCGGTCTTTGTGCCAAGTGCCAAGTGATGGCGCAGCGCTGA
- a CDS encoding MORN repeat-containing protein, with product MTHLYNPNPAVIYRWVMSSCLVGLGCATLHLAPVTAQIAVYEGRRVTGDVTMTLPDGSTYKGELLNGRFNGQGILTMANGNRYEGEFRNGRYHGQGVLTYADGGRYEGGFVDGIFNGKGTLQLANGQRYEGTFLNGQYHGEGVLTFPDGTRYEGQFLAGKYHGTGTLSFGDGTSYAGQFRNGLFEGQGVFTLPDGSRIVATWRNGRREPR from the coding sequence ATGACTCATCTGTACAACCCAAATCCTGCTGTTATTTACCGCTGGGTGATGAGTTCTTGCCTTGTTGGTTTAGGATGTGCAACCCTGCACTTAGCTCCTGTAACTGCCCAAATTGCCGTCTATGAAGGGCGGCGTGTCACCGGAGATGTTACCATGACACTTCCCGACGGCAGCACCTACAAAGGGGAATTGCTCAATGGTCGTTTTAATGGCCAAGGTATCCTCACAATGGCCAATGGCAACCGCTATGAAGGGGAATTTCGCAATGGACGCTACCACGGTCAGGGGGTGCTCACCTATGCCGATGGGGGACGCTACGAAGGGGGTTTTGTGGATGGCATCTTCAATGGCAAGGGCACTCTCCAACTGGCCAATGGTCAACGCTACGAGGGCACGTTTCTCAATGGTCAATACCATGGGGAGGGGGTGCTCACCTTTCCCGACGGTACCCGCTATGAGGGGCAGTTTCTAGCGGGCAAGTATCATGGAACTGGAACGCTCTCCTTCGGAGATGGCACAAGCTATGCCGGACAGTTTCGCAATGGCTTATTTGAAGGACAGGGGGTCTTTACGCTACCGGATGGCTCCCGCATTGTGGCCACATGGCGCAATGGTCGCCGCGAACCCCGCTAA
- the groL gene encoding chaperonin GroEL (60 kDa chaperone family; promotes refolding of misfolded polypeptides especially under stressful conditions; forms two stacked rings of heptamers to form a barrel-shaped 14mer; ends can be capped by GroES; misfolded proteins enter the barrel where they are refolded when GroES binds) produces MAKRIIYNENARRALEKGMDILAESVAVTLGPKGRNVVLEKKFGAPQIVNDGVTIAKEIELEDHIENTGVALIRQAASKTNDAAGDGTTTATVLAHAMVKEGLRNVAAGANPIALKRGIDKATHFLVEKIAEHARPVEDSKAIAQVAAISAGNDEEVGRMIADAMDKVGKEGVISLEEGKSMTTELEVTEGMRFDKGYISPYFATDTERMEAVLDEPFVLITDKKITLVQDLVPILEQVARAGKPLVIIAEDIEKEALATLVVNRLRGVLNVAAVKAPGFGDRRKAMLEDIAVLTAGQVITEDAGLKLENAKLDMLGKARRITITKDHTTIVAEGNEKAVKARCEQIRRQIEETDSSYDKEKLQERLAKLAGGVAVIKVGAATETEMKDRKLRLEDAINATKAAVEEGIVPGGGTTLVHLAPELSNWAAEHLTGEELIGANIVERALSAPLRRIAENAGQNGAIIVERVKEKPFDVGYDAAKDEYVNMFDAGIVDPAKVTRSALQNAASIAGMVLTTECIIVDKPEPKDNNPAGASAGMGGDFDY; encoded by the coding sequence ATGGCGAAGCGCATTATCTACAACGAAAATGCTCGTCGTGCCCTCGAAAAAGGGATGGACATCTTGGCTGAATCCGTGGCCGTGACCCTTGGTCCCAAAGGGCGGAACGTGGTTCTGGAGAAAAAATTTGGCGCTCCCCAAATTGTCAACGACGGGGTGACGATCGCCAAGGAAATTGAACTGGAAGATCACATTGAAAACACCGGTGTGGCGCTGATCCGCCAAGCCGCCTCGAAAACCAATGATGCTGCCGGTGACGGTACAACTACGGCAACGGTTCTTGCCCATGCCATGGTGAAAGAGGGGCTGCGCAACGTGGCTGCCGGTGCTAACCCCATTGCCCTGAAACGCGGGATTGACAAAGCCACCCACTTCCTTGTCGAAAAAATTGCTGAACATGCCCGTCCGGTGGAAGATTCCAAAGCCATTGCCCAAGTGGCAGCGATCTCTGCCGGTAACGATGAAGAAGTGGGTCGGATGATTGCCGATGCCATGGACAAAGTGGGCAAAGAAGGCGTGATCTCCCTCGAAGAAGGCAAATCCATGACCACCGAACTCGAGGTCACTGAGGGGATGCGCTTTGACAAGGGCTACATCTCCCCCTACTTTGCCACCGACACCGAGCGCATGGAAGCGGTGCTTGATGAACCCTTCGTGCTGATCACCGACAAGAAAATTACCTTAGTGCAAGATCTGGTGCCGATCCTCGAACAAGTGGCTCGCGCCGGTAAGCCGCTGGTGATCATTGCTGAAGACATCGAGAAAGAAGCCTTGGCGACCCTCGTGGTCAACCGTCTGCGCGGTGTCTTGAATGTGGCTGCGGTGAAAGCTCCCGGCTTTGGCGATCGCCGTAAAGCAATGCTCGAAGATATTGCCGTCCTCACAGCGGGTCAAGTGATCACCGAAGATGCCGGTCTGAAGCTGGAAAATGCCAAGCTAGATATGCTCGGTAAAGCTCGCCGCATCACCATCACCAAAGATCACACCACGATTGTGGCCGAAGGCAATGAAAAAGCCGTCAAAGCTCGCTGCGAGCAAATCCGTCGCCAAATCGAAGAAACCGACTCCAGCTACGACAAAGAAAAACTGCAAGAGCGGTTGGCTAAACTGGCCGGTGGTGTGGCAGTGATTAAAGTCGGTGCTGCCACTGAAACCGAAATGAAAGATCGCAAACTCCGTCTGGAAGATGCGATTAACGCCACCAAAGCCGCTGTTGAAGAGGGGATCGTTCCCGGTGGCGGTACCACCTTGGTGCACTTGGCGCCTGAGTTGAGCAACTGGGCGGCTGAGCACCTGACGGGTGAAGAACTGATTGGTGCCAACATTGTTGAGCGTGCCCTTAGCGCTCCCCTGCGTCGCATCGCTGAAAACGCGGGTCAAAACGGTGCCATCATTGTCGAACGGGTCAAAGAAAAACCCTTCGATGTGGGTTATGATGCCGCCAAAGATGAATATGTCAACATGTTCGATGCTGGTATCGTTGACCCTGCCAAAGTCACCCGCTCGGCTCTGCAAAATGCGGCCTCTATTGCCGGTATGGTGCTGACCACCGAGTGCATCATCGTTGACAAACCCGAACCCAAGGACAACAATCCTGCGGGTGCCAGTGCCGGCATGGGCGGTGACTTCGACTACTAA